Proteins encoded together in one Chitinophaga varians window:
- a CDS encoding type I restriction endonuclease — MDFKDAIKQLGDRVTKLKSQVLTEEATKNAFIMPFIKELGYDVFNPLEVIPEFVADIGIKQGEKIDYAIIKDGAPIILIECKCHTGPLNVHNASQLFRYFHATKAKFSILTNGIEYRFYTDLVEPNRMDEKPFFVFDIAEMKDTQIEELKKFHKTNFDFTKIVNTASELKYTNELKLLISQELNNPSPDFVKYFARQIYPGVVTQKIVDQFTELTKKSFTQYINDIITDRLKSALTKEAENQKLETTTVEDDSPLQEDEPKIFTTQEEIDGFLIVKSILRQIIPVHRIVYRDAQSYFSILLDDNNRKTICRLYFNGAKKQVGLFDSNKKESKVEILSLDDLYAHSSTLLDMVRTYDNKKVSADSEIEQSRN; from the coding sequence ATGGATTTTAAAGATGCAATTAAACAGCTGGGGGACAGAGTGACCAAGCTAAAGTCCCAGGTACTTACTGAGGAAGCGACCAAAAATGCTTTTATCATGCCATTTATCAAAGAACTAGGCTATGATGTTTTTAATCCACTTGAAGTCATCCCTGAATTTGTTGCGGACATAGGAATAAAGCAGGGAGAAAAAATTGATTATGCTATCATAAAGGACGGCGCTCCGATTATTCTGATAGAATGCAAATGTCATACAGGGCCACTCAATGTACACAACGCATCGCAGCTCTTTAGATACTTTCATGCAACCAAAGCCAAATTCTCAATTTTGACTAATGGGATAGAATATAGATTTTACACCGATCTTGTTGAACCCAACAGAATGGATGAGAAGCCCTTCTTTGTTTTTGACATCGCTGAAATGAAGGACACTCAGATTGAGGAGTTAAAGAAGTTTCACAAAACGAACTTTGATTTCACCAAAATCGTCAATACTGCCAGTGAATTGAAATACACCAATGAGTTAAAACTACTCATTTCCCAGGAGCTGAATAATCCATCGCCCGATTTTGTAAAGTATTTCGCAAGGCAAATCTATCCGGGCGTTGTTACACAAAAGATCGTGGACCAATTTACAGAGCTTACTAAAAAATCATTCACCCAGTACATCAACGATATTATCACTGACCGGCTCAAATCAGCACTGACCAAGGAGGCTGAAAACCAAAAGCTGGAGACAACAACTGTTGAAGATGATAGTCCCCTCCAGGAGGATGAACCGAAAATATTCACAACTCAGGAAGAAATAGACGGATTTTTAATAGTAAAATCTATTTTGAGACAGATCATACCGGTACACAGGATTGTTTACAGGGATGCTCAGTCTTATTTTTCTATTCTTCTGGATGATAATAACCGGAAAACGATCTGCCGCCTATATTTTAATGGCGCCAAAAAGCAGGTTGGCTTGTTTGACAGTAACAAAAAAGAATCTAAAGTAGAGATCCTTAGTCTTGATGATTTATACGCCCACTCCAGTACCTTACTGGATATGGTACGAACTTATGACAACAAGAAGGTCTCCGCAGATTCAGAAATAGAACAAAGCAGAAATTAA
- a CDS encoding TlpA family protein disulfide reductase — protein sequence MALYCLYAAIAFGQKKDAIIAIGVAPLKVDSMWIAEGEKVVTIGPNKGGEFIYRFTGTFPKSVRLGISTPKKGELPLFLEAGDKLNIKTDFEANTTFSGPGAANATVLWNYTYQYMLRNTTADATKMTMKEYYDMVDHAEQESIDILEANKQKVTPAFYQDQSITLKYRKLSSVVLAPYFYHLGFKKKMSEVLPDSFWKLADNVEMNDSLLSNESYNIFMRGAYPPLLGWRESFEQGRLDSAMEYSQVLMQRLRLIEQHYIGKVRSMAMAITLNTLIGMAKDVTALKPAIDNFVAKCATPEDAKTIQESYRKTLALAAGKVPPFFTLKDINGKDVTLKDFAGKVIYMDFWASWCAPCRYEMKNGSPKLHERFKDNKDVVFLYISVDDKAAAWKKAIADDKIEGIHLLSAGGMNSVVAKAFNIMGVPRYVIIGRDGKIFDSDASRPSEDKTPARIEEALNAQ from the coding sequence ATGGCCTTATACTGCTTGTATGCAGCTATTGCCTTCGGACAAAAGAAAGACGCAATCATTGCCATAGGGGTCGCCCCCCTGAAGGTCGATTCTATGTGGATAGCTGAGGGAGAAAAGGTAGTCACGATCGGGCCCAATAAAGGAGGGGAATTTATATATCGCTTTACAGGGACTTTCCCGAAGTCGGTCAGACTGGGTATCAGCACGCCTAAAAAAGGAGAGCTGCCTTTGTTTCTCGAAGCGGGTGACAAACTGAATATCAAAACGGATTTTGAGGCCAATACGACCTTCTCCGGTCCCGGTGCTGCCAATGCCACCGTCTTATGGAACTACACTTACCAGTATATGCTGCGTAATACCACGGCAGATGCCACTAAGATGACGATGAAGGAATACTATGACATGGTAGACCATGCAGAACAGGAATCGATCGATATACTGGAGGCCAATAAACAAAAGGTGACACCTGCTTTTTACCAGGACCAGTCCATAACGCTGAAATACCGGAAGTTAAGCTCTGTAGTGCTGGCGCCGTATTTTTATCATCTTGGCTTTAAGAAAAAAATGTCTGAAGTGCTACCGGATAGTTTCTGGAAACTGGCGGACAATGTTGAGATGAATGATAGTCTGCTCAGCAACGAATCCTATAATATTTTTATGAGAGGGGCCTATCCTCCGCTGCTGGGCTGGCGTGAATCATTTGAGCAGGGCCGGCTGGACAGTGCCATGGAATATTCTCAGGTATTGATGCAGCGGTTAAGGTTGATTGAACAGCATTACATCGGAAAGGTGCGCAGCATGGCCATGGCGATTACGCTGAATACCCTCATCGGAATGGCGAAAGACGTGACTGCCCTGAAACCTGCCATTGACAATTTCGTAGCGAAGTGCGCCACTCCGGAAGACGCTAAAACAATACAGGAGTCTTACCGGAAGACGTTGGCGCTGGCTGCCGGCAAAGTGCCGCCCTTTTTTACATTGAAGGATATCAACGGAAAAGACGTGACACTGAAGGATTTTGCCGGTAAAGTAATCTATATGGATTTCTGGGCCAGTTGGTGCGCTCCCTGCCGCTATGAGATGAAAAACGGCAGCCCTAAACTTCACGAAAGATTTAAAGATAACAAGGACGTGGTGTTCCTCTACATCAGTGTGGATGACAAAGCCGCGGCCTGGAAAAAAGCGATTGCGGACGATAAAATTGAAGGCATCCACCTGTTGTCAGCCGGCGGCATGAACAGCGTAGTGGCAAAAGCCTTTAATATTATGGGGGTTCCGCGTTACGTGATCATTGGAAGGGACGGGAAAATATTTGACAGCGATGCTTCCCGGCCGAGCGAAGATAAAACGCCTGCACGAATTGAAGAAGCCTTAAACGCGCAGTAA
- a CDS encoding universal stress protein has protein sequence MKKIIAVLDGLNYSSSTVEYAISIASQEMAHLVGVFPTDISYRSYAFEDLVDESGVSDQRIKDFAEKDRRTRQKSIQQFELACQQSGLNHSLHKENDTAIEAVLHESIYADLLIIESREAFNRVKEEKPSHFLSQLLAEAVCPVLLVPSEFIGISKSVLLYDGSPSSVHAIKMFDYTLSSLKHLPAEVVSVKSPKSSLHLPDGKLMKEFMKRHYPQATYQVLQGIPWEVIPAYLHGIGASTIIVLGAYQRNRLSRWFFPSMADTLMQELQSPLFIAHCK, from the coding sequence ATGAAAAAGATAATTGCCGTTTTGGACGGCCTGAATTATTCCAGCAGTACCGTTGAATATGCCATATCCATTGCCAGCCAGGAAATGGCCCATCTGGTTGGCGTTTTTCCGACAGATATCAGTTATAGAAGTTATGCTTTTGAAGACCTGGTAGATGAATCAGGTGTTTCGGACCAACGGATAAAAGACTTTGCAGAAAAGGACAGGCGTACCAGGCAGAAAAGCATACAACAGTTTGAGCTGGCATGTCAACAGTCTGGCCTCAACCACTCACTGCATAAAGAAAATGACACTGCAATAGAGGCCGTTCTGCATGAAAGCATTTATGCTGATTTGTTGATCATAGAATCCAGGGAGGCGTTTAACAGGGTTAAAGAGGAAAAACCATCCCATTTTCTGAGTCAATTGCTTGCAGAAGCAGTATGCCCTGTGTTATTGGTCCCATCTGAATTTATCGGAATAAGCAAGTCAGTGTTATTGTATGACGGCTCGCCCTCCTCTGTGCATGCCATCAAGATGTTTGACTATACGCTTTCCAGCCTGAAGCATCTGCCGGCCGAAGTGGTTTCGGTAAAAAGCCCGAAATCTTCGCTGCATCTCCCGGATGGAAAGTTAATGAAGGAATTCATGAAAAGGCATTATCCCCAGGCAACCTACCAGGTATTGCAGGGCATTCCATGGGAAGTAATTCCGGCTTATCTGCATGGGATAGGCGCCAGTACTATTATCGTTCTGGGCGCCTACCAAAGAAACCGTTTGTCAAGATGGTTTTTTCCAAGCATGGCGGACACCTTGATGCAGGAACTACAATCTCCATTATTTATCGCTCACTGCAAATAA
- a CDS encoding ATP cone domain-containing protein, with translation MATKQPSILVTKSDGTIVPFSVEKIRRSLKRSGAANETIEHIINELYKRLYPNISTRTIYKTAYDILKKSSRQVAGRYKLKRAIFELGPSGFPFEQYIAELFRQAGYSAITNRVMTGHCVTHEVDIYAVKDKKFCVIECKYHQLQGTHCDVKIPLYIQSRFKDIEWHMKETNDSQHQEYQGWLITNTRITPDATQYAACMGLNMLSWDYPADRGLKDVVDKTGLYPITCLSTLSRHEKYMLLEKGIVLCRSLTEKPDHLSGIGITGPRYFTVLTEAQHLCEHIVKMEWV, from the coding sequence ATGGCAACGAAACAACCATCCATACTGGTGACAAAATCCGATGGGACCATCGTCCCGTTCTCCGTTGAGAAGATAAGACGGTCCCTGAAGCGATCAGGGGCTGCCAATGAAACAATTGAGCATATAATCAATGAATTATACAAACGTCTGTACCCAAATATATCAACCCGTACGATATACAAGACCGCGTATGATATTTTAAAGAAGTCATCCAGGCAGGTGGCAGGCCGTTACAAGCTCAAACGGGCCATCTTCGAATTAGGCCCATCGGGATTTCCATTTGAACAATATATAGCTGAGCTGTTCAGGCAAGCCGGATATTCCGCCATTACGAACAGGGTAATGACAGGCCATTGCGTTACACATGAAGTAGACATCTATGCCGTCAAGGATAAAAAATTCTGTGTAATTGAATGCAAGTACCATCAACTGCAGGGTACACACTGTGACGTAAAAATCCCCTTATATATTCAATCCCGTTTCAAAGATATTGAATGGCACATGAAAGAAACGAACGACAGCCAGCATCAGGAGTATCAGGGATGGCTGATAACCAATACGCGGATAACACCGGATGCAACCCAGTATGCAGCATGTATGGGCTTGAATATGTTATCATGGGACTACCCCGCCGACCGGGGGCTGAAAGACGTGGTCGACAAAACCGGGCTTTATCCTATTACTTGTCTTTCCACGTTAAGTCGTCATGAAAAATACATGCTGCTGGAAAAAGGAATTGTGCTGTGCCGTAGCCTGACAGAAAAGCCGGACCATTTGTCCGGCATTGGAATAACCGGCCCCAGGTATTTTACAGTACTGACGGAAGCTCAGCATTTATGTGAACACATCGTGAAAATGGAATGGGTATGA
- a CDS encoding RagB/SusD family nutrient uptake outer membrane protein, with translation MRLLNRKHIYPLIALVVLSTQEACKRDFLEINPKGVLVAERTADYDQLLNSLPLTVTPHLVSGDEAAGVEPYFTGETLPESQKSFRWENDIYLPDATSMEWTVIMQMVYQYNKVINEVMNATDGSEAQKQSLKAEALACRAWGYFMMVNFYGAPYNEATAATDLAVPRVLTADVSKTTFTRATVKEIYTLIVEDLTASLPYLPVALTNRLRMSRPAAEGLLGKVYVFMGQYDKALSSLNAAINDLPGASIPAGLYDFRKELAPGGAFTPVSPITGPARGNLNIDQEVLFLKQTVNYFNFLFSGVVLSPKTVGLYLPGDYRRAFLTPNPFGDFTHAYPGGMLRAWGRGGISNIGVSVPDICLLRAECKSRMNDLAGAVADMEAFRAMRMPAEEAVVPAAIAADKVALTTFILDERIREFPLQGYRWFDMRRLSVDPVYKSTVGTTHTVYDVSGAVKSSYTLRPERLTFRVPLYIANANPDMPQNP, from the coding sequence ATGAGGCTACTTAACCGAAAACATATTTATCCGCTGATAGCATTGGTGGTCCTGTCAACACAGGAAGCCTGTAAAAGGGATTTCCTGGAAATCAACCCCAAGGGGGTGCTGGTGGCGGAAAGAACAGCTGACTATGATCAGCTGCTGAACTCTCTCCCGCTCACAGTGACGCCGCACCTGGTATCCGGTGATGAGGCGGCTGGCGTAGAGCCTTACTTTACCGGTGAAACATTGCCGGAGAGCCAGAAGTCTTTCCGGTGGGAAAATGATATTTATCTGCCGGACGCCACCTCCATGGAATGGACCGTGATCATGCAGATGGTGTATCAGTATAATAAAGTCATCAATGAAGTAATGAATGCCACAGATGGCAGTGAGGCGCAGAAACAATCATTGAAGGCCGAAGCCCTTGCCTGCCGCGCCTGGGGATACTTTATGATGGTGAATTTTTATGGAGCGCCGTATAATGAAGCCACTGCCGCTACAGATCTGGCGGTGCCCAGGGTGTTGACAGCTGATGTGTCAAAAACAACATTTACCCGCGCTACTGTAAAAGAAATCTACACCCTCATTGTGGAAGACCTTACAGCGTCATTGCCTTATTTGCCCGTTGCGCTGACCAACCGCCTCCGGATGTCGAGGCCTGCTGCAGAAGGATTGTTGGGCAAGGTGTATGTCTTTATGGGACAATATGACAAAGCATTGTCATCTTTGAATGCAGCGATCAATGACCTGCCCGGTGCCAGCATCCCGGCAGGCCTGTACGATTTTCGGAAGGAGCTTGCCCCCGGCGGCGCCTTTACGCCGGTTAGCCCCATAACAGGGCCAGCCAGAGGCAATTTAAATATCGATCAGGAAGTCCTCTTTCTCAAACAGACCGTCAACTATTTCAACTTCCTTTTTTCCGGTGTGGTGCTGAGCCCTAAAACTGTTGGCCTCTATCTGCCCGGCGATTATCGCCGTGCATTCCTGACACCGAATCCTTTTGGTGATTTTACCCATGCCTATCCTGGTGGTATGCTCAGGGCATGGGGGAGAGGCGGGATAAGCAACATCGGCGTAAGCGTTCCGGATATCTGCCTGTTGAGGGCTGAATGTAAGTCACGCATGAATGACCTTGCCGGCGCCGTGGCGGACATGGAGGCATTCCGGGCAATGAGAATGCCTGCGGAAGAAGCGGTAGTGCCTGCTGCTATTGCGGCGGATAAGGTAGCATTGACGACATTCATTCTCGATGAAAGAATCCGTGAATTTCCCTTGCAGGGATACCGGTGGTTTGATATGCGTCGCCTGTCTGTAGACCCGGTGTATAAATCTACGGTTGGCACCACGCATACCGTCTATGATGTGAGCGGTGCCGTGAAAAGCTCGTACACACTGCGTCCGGAACGGCTGACTTTCCGTGTTCCACTGTATATCGCCAATGCCAATCCGGATATGCCGCAAAATCCGTAA
- a CDS encoding TIGR00730 family Rossman fold protein — translation MSTAKINGQPPAIPQELPGHEEKYFLEGPRSRSKEFFFCLKILFEFIRGFRVLHFAGPCIAVFGSARANPGSEYYELGRKTGAGISKLGFTVMTGGGPGIMEAANRGAKEAGGKSVGCNISLPREQAANKYLDHHFNCKYFFVRKVLMFKYSYGFVILPGGIGTLDEFFEALVLVQTHKILNFPLVLMNRSYWEPLMPMFHKMINSHMISPNDLQYILVTDSIDEAMQHLQKYAVAQYHAKRTQEFRRLVLLRE, via the coding sequence ATGTCAACAGCTAAAATAAACGGGCAACCACCTGCAATCCCACAGGAGCTACCGGGGCACGAAGAAAAATATTTCCTGGAGGGCCCCCGGTCCAGGAGCAAGGAGTTCTTCTTTTGCCTGAAGATACTGTTCGAATTCATTCGTGGATTCCGTGTACTTCATTTTGCCGGGCCTTGTATCGCGGTATTCGGGTCTGCGAGGGCAAATCCGGGTTCTGAGTATTACGAACTGGGGCGGAAAACAGGGGCCGGCATTTCCAAACTGGGATTTACAGTAATGACCGGTGGCGGGCCCGGAATTATGGAGGCTGCTAACAGAGGCGCAAAAGAAGCCGGGGGCAAATCGGTAGGGTGCAATATCAGTTTACCCAGGGAGCAAGCCGCCAACAAATACCTTGACCACCACTTTAACTGCAAATATTTCTTTGTACGTAAAGTGCTTATGTTTAAATATTCCTATGGCTTTGTGATCCTGCCAGGAGGGATCGGCACGCTGGACGAGTTTTTCGAGGCGCTTGTTTTAGTTCAAACGCACAAAATCCTGAACTTTCCCCTGGTACTCATGAACCGCAGCTATTGGGAGCCGTTGATGCCCATGTTCCACAAAATGATCAACAGTCACATGATATCTCCCAATGACCTGCAGTATATACTGGTAACGGATTCTATTGATGAAGCAATGCAACACCTTCAAAAGTATGCTGTAGCGCAGTATCATGCAAAACGGACGCAGGAATTCCGCCGGCTGGTGCTTTTAAGAGAATGA
- a CDS encoding L,D-transpeptidase family protein → MKACLFILLLFPGLSLNAQLPRQTGRMEDAGVRVFYQKTGGKPVWLTTGGRQNFDLFAAYLREAARLGLNKEDYGPALTTALADSSYKIPTAADSLHIDSVITATVIRFFSDVAYGHLVKLPVKYNGLPALQNTGIDIAAKLADNLLSGQFSYFLPSVEPSDTAYMAVKNCIAALYPIVMDTAFKEVPVTSLKADSSNAPLLLRLRQIGISDSLPGAGKVSLSARIRQAQRLFNMLDDGVLREPFLKALNVPLTYRLLELNNALNQLRWLHQYKKEAPVVLVNIPSTGLVFYQEGKPVLYSRVITGKKSTPTPTLGSDITEVVLFPYWTVPNRIAVRELLPQIKKDRQYLVDNQFEILDKKGHIVPPSTIDWNSLGGNNFPYVIRQNTGCDNSLGIVKLNFYSPFGVYLHDTPGKALFMLQQRFFSHGCVRVEEAVQLAHLLLDKEAAAMIALEAKGSQPDQRPVIFRVPVTTYVFILYNTAWTDATGQVRFYEDVYRENN, encoded by the coding sequence ATGAAAGCCTGCCTTTTTATACTGTTACTTTTCCCGGGTCTGTCTTTAAATGCCCAACTCCCCCGGCAAACCGGACGGATGGAAGATGCCGGTGTGCGCGTTTTTTACCAGAAAACCGGCGGAAAACCCGTTTGGCTCACTACCGGAGGAAGACAGAATTTTGACCTGTTTGCTGCATACCTGCGGGAAGCCGCCCGCCTGGGGTTAAATAAAGAGGACTACGGTCCGGCGTTGACTACAGCTTTAGCCGATAGTAGCTATAAGATACCAACGGCAGCAGATTCACTGCATATTGATTCCGTTATAACCGCAACGGTCATACGTTTTTTTAGCGACGTAGCATATGGCCATCTGGTAAAACTACCTGTTAAGTATAATGGGTTGCCCGCTCTACAGAACACGGGAATAGACATTGCCGCCAAACTGGCTGACAATCTTTTAAGCGGACAGTTTTCATATTTCCTGCCGTCTGTAGAGCCATCGGATACAGCATACATGGCAGTGAAGAACTGTATAGCCGCCTTGTATCCCATTGTTATGGATACCGCTTTCAAAGAAGTACCGGTTACATCACTAAAGGCGGACAGCTCCAATGCACCGTTATTATTGAGGTTAAGGCAGATTGGAATAAGTGACTCGCTTCCCGGCGCCGGCAAGGTATCCTTATCTGCGAGGATAAGGCAGGCCCAACGCCTGTTTAATATGTTGGACGATGGTGTTTTGAGGGAACCATTCCTAAAGGCGTTAAACGTTCCGTTGACATACCGGTTGCTCGAATTAAATAACGCATTAAACCAGCTCCGCTGGCTGCATCAGTACAAGAAAGAGGCTCCTGTGGTATTAGTGAATATTCCATCAACGGGCCTGGTGTTTTACCAGGAGGGAAAGCCGGTGTTGTATTCCCGGGTGATAACAGGGAAAAAGAGCACACCGACGCCCACGCTTGGAAGTGACATTACCGAAGTGGTGCTGTTTCCTTACTGGACAGTACCCAACAGGATCGCAGTCCGGGAATTGTTGCCCCAAATAAAAAAAGACCGGCAATACCTGGTTGATAACCAATTTGAAATATTAGATAAGAAAGGACATATTGTTCCCCCATCCACCATTGACTGGAACAGTCTTGGCGGCAACAATTTTCCGTATGTTATCCGGCAGAATACCGGCTGTGACAATTCTCTGGGTATTGTGAAGTTAAATTTCTATAGTCCTTTCGGTGTGTATCTTCATGATACACCAGGTAAAGCGCTGTTTATGCTGCAACAGCGGTTTTTCAGCCATGGGTGCGTGAGGGTGGAAGAAGCTGTGCAACTGGCCCACCTTCTATTGGATAAGGAAGCTGCCGCGATGATAGCCCTGGAAGCAAAAGGCAGTCAACCGGACCAGAGACCTGTAATATTCAGGGTTCCTGTTACAACTTATGTGTTTATACTGTACAATACAGCCTGGACGGATGCTACCGGACAGGTTAGATTTTATGAAGATGTCTACAGGGAAAATAACTGA
- a CDS encoding helix-turn-helix domain-containing protein — translation MELRSIPPDKSLADFVESFWMVRNDAAAAKEIIVLPDGRFDIIFSAVANKDFHATLRGLDTQPAHGTVPGNVVMFAVSFKLLAIEYLLDIKMAAVLNEGQRLPDGFWNIGPHDLEDFDMFCKKISAIMLGLVKPGIDNRKKELFDLIYASNGSLPVQELADRVAWSRRQINRYFNEQFGISLKAYCNIFRFKASLQQIKEGRLFPELDFADQTHFIKEVKKFSGVSPKELAKNVNGRFILLSGLSEH, via the coding sequence ATGGAACTGAGAAGTATACCGCCCGATAAGAGCCTCGCCGATTTTGTTGAAAGTTTCTGGATGGTCCGGAATGACGCAGCAGCGGCGAAAGAAATTATTGTCCTGCCGGACGGCCGGTTCGATATCATTTTTTCTGCCGTGGCCAATAAGGATTTTCATGCTACGCTTCGCGGCCTGGACACCCAGCCGGCGCACGGTACCGTGCCCGGCAATGTTGTCATGTTTGCGGTCAGTTTTAAATTGCTCGCCATCGAGTACCTGCTCGATATTAAAATGGCGGCTGTATTAAACGAAGGACAGCGGCTGCCGGATGGATTTTGGAACATCGGGCCGCATGACCTGGAGGACTTTGACATGTTCTGCAAAAAAATCTCCGCTATAATGCTGGGCCTTGTCAAACCTGGTATTGATAATCGTAAAAAAGAATTGTTTGACCTGATTTATGCCTCCAATGGTTCGCTGCCGGTGCAGGAGCTGGCAGACCGTGTGGCCTGGAGCCGCCGGCAGATCAACCGGTATTTCAACGAGCAGTTCGGTATTTCTCTGAAAGCCTACTGTAATATTTTCCGCTTTAAAGCTTCCCTGCAACAGATCAAAGAGGGGAGGCTCTTTCCTGAATTGGATTTTGCAGACCAGACACATTTTATCAAGGAAGTCAAAAAGTTTTCGGGAGTGTCCCCGAAAGAACTGGCTAAAAACGTGAACGGCCGGTTTATATTATTGTCTGGCCTGTCGGAGCATTAG